One region of Flavobacterium pisciphilum genomic DNA includes:
- a CDS encoding ABC transporter permease: MRILRFLLIKEFKQIFRNRAILAIILAMPIVQLIILPLAANYEVKNINLAVIDNDHSDYSRDLITKVVSSGYFRLTGYSQSYNKAIQLVEEDKADIILEIPHNFEQELLRENQQKLFIAINAVNGAKAGLGGGYIAAIIQKFNNQIRIKNTTSSKFNPIPVIEITSSNWYNPYLNYRLYMVPGVLAMLVTLVGGFLSSLNIVKEKEGGTIEQINVSPIKKYHFILGKLIPFWILGNIVFGLGLIVSWIFYGIVPLGSILVLYGFVTIYLLAILGFGLLVSTFCETQQQAMLIMFFFIMIFVLMGGLFTSIDSMPDWAKTVSRFNPVSYFIDVMRMVIIKGSGFNDIKQHLGIIVCFAIVLNTAAIFNYRKTS, encoded by the coding sequence ATGAGAATATTACGATTTTTACTTATTAAAGAATTCAAGCAAATATTCAGAAACCGCGCTATACTAGCCATTATTCTTGCAATGCCTATAGTGCAACTTATTATTTTGCCACTTGCTGCAAACTATGAAGTTAAGAATATCAATTTAGCAGTGATAGATAATGACCACTCCGATTATTCGAGAGACTTAATCACCAAAGTTGTTTCTTCGGGTTATTTTAGATTAACGGGCTATTCACAATCATACAACAAAGCGATACAATTGGTTGAAGAAGACAAAGCAGATATTATTCTTGAAATCCCACATAATTTTGAACAGGAATTATTGCGTGAAAATCAACAAAAACTTTTCATTGCCATAAATGCTGTAAATGGAGCAAAAGCAGGGTTAGGAGGTGGCTATATTGCTGCTATTATTCAGAAATTTAATAATCAAATTAGAATAAAAAACACGACATCCAGTAAATTCAATCCAATACCTGTTATCGAAATAACATCTTCAAATTGGTATAATCCGTATCTAAATTATCGCTTGTATATGGTTCCGGGTGTATTGGCAATGCTAGTAACCTTAGTTGGAGGATTTCTTTCGTCTTTAAATATTGTTAAAGAAAAAGAAGGCGGAACAATTGAGCAAATTAATGTTTCCCCTATAAAAAAGTATCATTTTATTTTAGGGAAATTAATTCCGTTTTGGATTCTAGGAAACATCGTTTTCGGATTAGGTCTAATCGTTTCTTGGATTTTTTATGGTATAGTTCCGTTGGGTAGTATCTTGGTCTTATATGGCTTTGTAACGATTTATTTGCTTGCTATATTAGGATTTGGGCTTTTGGTTTCCACCTTTTGCGAAACCCAGCAACAAGCCATGCTAATCATGTTTTTCTTTATTATGATATTTGTTTTAATGGGCGGGCTTTTTACCTCAATAGACAGTATGCCAGATTGGGCAAAAACAGTTTCAAGATTTAACCCAGTAAGTTATTTTATCGATGTTATGCGAATGGTAATCATTAAGGGAAGTGGTTTTAATGACATCAAGCAACATTTAGGAATCATCGTTTGCTTTGCAATTGTATTGAATACTGCTGCGATTTTTAATTATAGAAAAACGTCTTAA
- a CDS encoding ABC transporter permease, translated as MKQFLTFVKKEFLHVLRDRKTLFILFGTPIVQILIFGFALTNEVKNSKIVIVDNAKDIASQKIINKIEASRYFEIDEVLKGSNQLEAAFKTGKIKMAIVFPENFNNTLLHQNKVQIQVIADASDPNQATTLTNYVSSIISDYQMQMNELNGVPYRIQPEIKMLYNPQLKGAPNFVPGVMALVLMLICVMMTAISIVKEKEMGTMEILLVSPFKPLLVIISKAVPYLILSTINVVSILLLSFFVLELPIKGNLFLLFGESILFIITCLTLGIFISVKTDSMQTAMLLSLMGMLLPTLLFSGFMFPVENMPVPLQLFSNIVPAKWYYIIVKRIMIEGLGFSDVWKETLILLGTTLVLLFISLKSFKIRMS; from the coding sequence ATGAAACAGTTTCTAACATTTGTAAAAAAGGAATTTTTGCACGTACTGCGTGACAGGAAAACATTATTTATTCTTTTCGGGACGCCAATAGTTCAGATTCTGATATTTGGTTTTGCCTTAACAAATGAGGTTAAAAACTCAAAAATTGTAATTGTAGATAATGCTAAAGATATAGCTTCTCAAAAAATAATTAACAAAATTGAAGCCAGTCGTTATTTTGAAATTGATGAGGTTTTAAAGGGAAGCAATCAGCTAGAAGCAGCTTTTAAAACTGGAAAAATAAAGATGGCAATCGTATTTCCTGAAAATTTCAACAACACTCTTTTGCATCAGAATAAAGTTCAAATTCAAGTTATTGCTGATGCATCAGACCCAAATCAGGCAACCACACTCACCAATTACGTTTCGTCAATTATAAGTGATTACCAAATGCAAATGAACGAACTCAATGGAGTCCCATATCGCATTCAGCCTGAAATAAAAATGCTTTATAACCCACAGTTAAAAGGAGCTCCCAACTTTGTACCCGGAGTTATGGCTCTGGTCTTGATGCTTATTTGTGTTATGATGACTGCCATTTCTATTGTAAAAGAAAAAGAAATGGGAACGATGGAAATCCTCTTGGTTTCACCATTCAAACCATTACTAGTAATCATTTCAAAAGCAGTTCCGTATTTAATACTATCGACTATAAATGTAGTTTCGATTTTATTGTTGAGTTTCTTTGTTTTAGAGTTGCCTATAAAAGGCAATTTATTTTTGCTTTTTGGCGAAAGTATCTTGTTTATCATTACTTGCCTCACACTCGGAATATTTATTTCGGTAAAAACGGATTCTATGCAAACCGCAATGTTACTTTCCCTCATGGGAATGTTGTTGCCTACATTATTATTCAGTGGCTTTATGTTTCCTGTAGAAAATATGCCAGTACCGTTGCAACTATTTTCGAATATTGTTCCTGCAAAATGGTACTATATCATTGTTAAAAGAATTATGATCGAAGGACTAGGTTTTTCGGATGTATGGAAAGAAACGTTGATCCTTTTAGGTACAACATTGGTTTTATTATTTATTAGCCTAAAAAGCTTTAAAATACGTATGTCATGA
- a CDS encoding ABC transporter ATP-binding protein has product MENKVIICKGLTKRFGDFIAVDKITFEVEKGEIFGFLGANGAGKTTAMRMLCGLSKPTSGEANIAGFDVYKQTEKIKKSIGYMSQKFSLYDDLTVLENITFFAGIYGLSNKAIKENSEALLAQLGMEDQANKRVGSLPLGWKQKLAFSTAIIHKPEIVFLDEPTGGVDPVTRRQFWDLIYEASGNGITIFVTTHYMDEAEYCNRVSIMVDGRIEALDSPANLKKQYGVDSMDEVFYHLARAAKRGE; this is encoded by the coding sequence ATGGAAAATAAAGTGATTATTTGTAAAGGGTTAACAAAGCGATTTGGTGATTTTATCGCCGTTGACAAGATTACATTTGAAGTAGAAAAAGGAGAGATTTTCGGGTTTTTAGGGGCGAATGGAGCTGGTAAAACAACTGCAATGAGAATGTTGTGTGGTTTGTCTAAACCAACATCAGGCGAAGCCAATATTGCAGGATTTGATGTGTACAAACAAACTGAAAAGATTAAGAAAAGCATCGGTTATATGAGTCAGAAGTTCTCTTTGTATGACGATCTTACGGTATTAGAAAATATTACTTTTTTTGCAGGGATTTATGGTCTTAGTAATAAGGCTATCAAAGAAAATAGCGAAGCTCTTTTAGCACAATTAGGAATGGAAGATCAGGCAAATAAGAGAGTTGGATCGCTCCCGTTGGGATGGAAACAAAAATTAGCATTCTCTACAGCAATTATTCACAAACCAGAAATTGTATTTCTAGATGAACCAACTGGAGGAGTAGATCCCGTGACACGTAGGCAATTTTGGGATTTAATATATGAGGCATCAGGAAATGGAATTACCATTTTTGTCACAACACATTATATGGATGAGGCCGAATATTGCAATCGCGTTTCGATTATGGTTGATGGTAGAATAGAAGCATTGGATAGCCCTGCTAACTTAAAAAAACAATACGGAGTTGATAGTATGGATGAGGTGTTTTATCATCTTGCAAGAGCAGCAAAACGAGGAGAATAA
- a CDS encoding ABC transporter ATP-binding protein, with product MGAVIVKDITKTYGKEKKIAVDSVSFSVDKGELFGLIGPDGAGKTSIFRILTTVLLPDSGEASIDGLDVVKDYKKIRSTIGYMPGKFSLYQDLTIEENLNFFATLFGTTIQENYDLIKDIYIQIEPFKDRRAGKLSGGMKQKLALCCALIHKPNVLFLDEPTTGVDPVSRKEFWEMLKRLKAQDITIIVSTPYMDEANLCDRIALIQNGKILQMDTPENIIKSYPDPLFAIKANDMRKLLPFLAEYPERKESYAFGEFAHFSFNGNPNSAGLEKYLKEKGLNEIEIKEANVTIEDSFIKLLS from the coding sequence ATGGGAGCTGTTATTGTAAAAGATATTACGAAAACCTACGGTAAGGAAAAAAAGATAGCAGTCGATAGTGTTTCTTTTTCAGTAGATAAAGGCGAACTTTTTGGTCTTATCGGACCTGATGGGGCTGGTAAAACAAGTATTTTTAGAATCCTAACCACAGTTTTGCTACCCGATAGCGGTGAAGCCTCTATTGATGGATTAGACGTTGTAAAAGACTATAAGAAAATTAGGAGCACGATAGGGTATATGCCCGGAAAGTTCTCATTGTATCAGGATTTAACGATTGAAGAAAACCTTAATTTTTTTGCAACATTATTTGGCACAACAATTCAAGAAAATTATGATTTAATCAAAGATATTTATATTCAGATTGAGCCTTTTAAAGATCGAAGAGCAGGCAAATTATCAGGCGGAATGAAACAAAAGCTGGCTTTATGTTGCGCATTAATTCATAAGCCAAATGTGCTATTTCTGGATGAGCCAACAACTGGGGTTGACCCTGTTTCTAGAAAGGAATTTTGGGAAATGCTAAAACGTTTAAAAGCACAAGATATTACCATTATTGTTTCGACACCCTATATGGATGAAGCTAATCTTTGTGATAGAATTGCTCTTATTCAGAATGGTAAGATATTGCAGATGGATACCCCTGAAAACATCATAAAAAGTTATCCGGATCCCTTATTTGCTATTAAGGCAAATGATATGCGTAAACTGTTGCCTTTTTTAGCCGAATATCCAGAAAGGAAAGAAAGCTATGCATTTGGTGAATTTGCTCATTTTTCGTTTAATGGAAATCCCAATAGCGCAGGTTTAGAAAAATATCTTAAAGAAAAAGGGCTGAACGAAATTGAAATTAAAGAAGCGAATGTAACGATTGAAGACAGTTTTATAAAATTGCTGAGCTAA
- a CDS encoding HlyD family secretion protein produces MKKVIFIITAAVVISCSGNKNEFDATGTFEAVETIIPAEASGIIKELKVEEGNTLKEGQVVGYIDTIQLSLKREQLLAQIKATQSKKPDINSQLDVYREQLKQANIDEQRMRNLVKADAATRKQLDDAVTKVAVLQKQINALQKQLDINTTGIDDETQTLKVQVSQINDQLLKSKIVNKITGTVLTKYAEMGEMATVGKPLYKIADLSTIVLRVYITGDQLPNVKLNDKVKVFVDATDKTYKEHEGVIEWISDKAEFTPKTIQTKDERANLVYAVKVRVKNDGYLKIGMYGEIKF; encoded by the coding sequence ATGAAAAAAGTAATATTTATAATAACAGCAGCAGTAGTGATATCATGCTCTGGTAATAAAAATGAATTTGATGCAACTGGTACTTTTGAAGCTGTAGAAACAATTATTCCTGCAGAAGCTAGTGGGATAATCAAAGAATTAAAAGTAGAAGAAGGGAATACATTAAAAGAAGGTCAGGTAGTCGGTTATATCGATACGATACAGCTTTCGCTTAAGCGAGAACAATTATTGGCTCAGATAAAAGCGACCCAAAGTAAGAAGCCAGATATTAACTCGCAATTGGATGTATACAGAGAGCAATTAAAACAAGCCAATATAGACGAGCAGCGCATGCGAAATTTGGTAAAAGCTGATGCTGCAACAAGAAAACAATTGGATGATGCTGTCACTAAAGTAGCAGTTTTGCAAAAACAAATCAATGCATTGCAAAAACAATTGGATATTAATACAACAGGAATTGATGATGAAACCCAAACACTGAAAGTACAGGTAAGTCAGATAAACGACCAATTATTAAAGTCTAAAATTGTCAATAAAATTACAGGAACGGTACTTACTAAATATGCTGAAATGGGAGAGATGGCAACTGTTGGTAAGCCATTATATAAAATTGCCGATTTGTCGACCATTGTGCTAAGAGTATATATTACGGGAGATCAATTACCCAATGTAAAGTTGAATGACAAAGTAAAAGTGTTTGTAGATGCTACAGACAAAACGTATAAAGAACACGAAGGAGTTATAGAGTGGATTAGCGATAAAGCTGAGTTTACACCAAAAACGATTCAAACAAAAGACGAACGAGCCAATCTAGTATATGCTGTTAAAGTAAGAGTAAAGAACGATGGTTATCTTAAAATTGGAATGTACGGCGAAATAAAATTCTAA
- a CDS encoding TolC family protein translates to MKRLFVIILVLFPVLYFYAQQDSKLLKLQDCYASAEENYPLSKKRELIAKSSAFTIGNIAKGYYPKIDINAQATYQSDVTKLPISLPGIDVPTLNKDQYKAYGEVNQVIYDGGNIKQQKEIVTSQSKVQQQQLAVDLYAVKQRVTDIYFGILIYEEQLAQNALLKNDISIGMKTVEAQLKNGTAYRSSLDLLKAEYLKADQQAISIRSYKKAYLDMLGLFMNQELSSDTKLETPQTIISIQEINRPELALFKFRDESIEINKESINAGNRPKLNFFVQGGIANPALNFLQEGFEWYYVGGLRLNWSLTGLYTSKKQKEIIDINKLEVEADKETFLFNTKQSLKQQNAEISKLQEYLVSDGEIVNLRANVKKASLAQLENGVINTNDYLKNVNDENEAKQNKIIHETELLLAQYRQKLITGN, encoded by the coding sequence ATGAAAAGGTTATTTGTAATTATACTGGTTCTTTTTCCTGTACTTTATTTTTATGCACAGCAAGATTCTAAGTTGTTAAAACTTCAGGATTGTTATGCATCAGCAGAAGAAAATTATCCGCTGTCTAAAAAGAGAGAGCTCATTGCTAAAAGCAGCGCGTTTACGATTGGCAATATTGCAAAAGGATATTATCCAAAAATTGATATTAATGCACAAGCTACCTATCAATCGGATGTTACGAAACTACCAATTAGTTTACCTGGTATTGATGTTCCAACTTTAAATAAAGATCAATATAAAGCGTATGGGGAAGTTAATCAGGTTATATATGATGGCGGTAATATCAAACAACAAAAAGAAATTGTAACATCACAAAGTAAAGTCCAGCAACAACAACTAGCTGTAGATTTATATGCAGTGAAACAAAGGGTGACAGATATTTATTTTGGGATTTTAATATATGAAGAGCAATTGGCACAAAATGCTTTGCTTAAAAATGATATTTCTATCGGAATGAAAACTGTAGAAGCACAGCTTAAAAACGGAACGGCCTACAGAAGTAGTCTTGATTTGCTTAAAGCGGAGTATCTAAAAGCCGATCAGCAGGCAATAAGTATTCGCAGTTATAAAAAAGCTTATCTTGATATGTTGGGGCTTTTTATGAATCAAGAACTAAGTAGCGATACAAAATTAGAAACACCACAAACTATTATTTCAATTCAAGAAATAAATCGTCCAGAATTAGCCCTTTTTAAATTTAGAGATGAAAGTATTGAGATTAATAAAGAGTCTATTAATGCAGGAAACAGACCTAAGCTTAACTTTTTTGTACAAGGCGGTATTGCTAATCCAGCTCTGAATTTTTTGCAAGAAGGTTTTGAATGGTATTATGTTGGTGGACTAAGACTTAATTGGTCATTGACAGGTTTATATACCTCTAAAAAGCAAAAAGAAATTATTGATATCAACAAGCTAGAAGTCGAAGCGGATAAAGAGACTTTTCTTTTTAATACCAAACAATCTTTAAAACAGCAAAATGCTGAAATAAGCAAGCTACAAGAATATCTTGTTTCTGATGGGGAGATTGTGAATTTGCGTGCTAATGTAAAAAAAGCATCTTTGGCACAGCTTGAAAACGGAGTCATTAATACTAATGATTATCTAAAAAATGTAAATGATGAAAACGAAGCAAAACAGAATAAAATCATTCACGAAACAGAATTACTCTTGGCACAATACAGACAAAAATTAATAACTGGTAACTAA
- a CDS encoding TetR/AcrR family transcriptional regulator: MAAKNKDASTEEKIKEAARIVFTQKGYSATRTRDIAEVAGINLALLNYYFRSKEKLFELVMVEKLSELFGVIVPVVNDQKTTLVEKVALLAEAYITMLSQNPGLPLFVFSEIRNNPALFENRIQAGKLINESFFVKQLMEKRPDIHPLHFIVNVLSMSIFPFIIRPIFESVGAMSATELNSFVEERKVLIVNWFKVMIEA; the protein is encoded by the coding sequence ATGGCAGCAAAAAATAAAGACGCAAGTACTGAGGAAAAAATTAAAGAAGCAGCTAGAATAGTATTTACTCAAAAAGGATATTCAGCTACACGCACTCGTGATATTGCTGAAGTAGCTGGTATTAATTTGGCTTTGTTGAACTATTATTTCAGAAGTAAAGAGAAACTTTTTGAGCTAGTAATGGTTGAAAAACTTAGTGAGTTATTTGGTGTAATTGTACCAGTTGTTAATGATCAAAAAACAACTTTGGTAGAAAAAGTAGCATTATTAGCTGAAGCTTATATCACAATGTTAAGTCAAAATCCCGGCTTGCCATTATTCGTGTTTAGTGAAATACGGAATAACCCAGCGCTTTTTGAGAACAGAATACAAGCAGGGAAATTAATAAATGAATCTTTTTTTGTAAAACAGCTTATGGAAAAGAGACCGGACATACATCCTTTACATTTTATTGTAAATGTTTTATCCATGTCGATTTTTCCTTTTATAATCAGACCAATTTTCGAATCGGTAGGGGCTATGAGCGCTACAGAATTAAATTCATTCGTAGAAGAAAGAAAAGTTTTGATTGTAAATTGGTTTAAAGTAATGATTGAAGCCTAG
- a CDS encoding helix-turn-helix domain-containing protein, which translates to MDLKLFVPQSKLLKNYIDYFYILKKSPDSENISYFTFPYVNTIVSINQYPEFIFEENRLTVKKNTNNPILATLLCGYTKPIEVNIPDYIHEITISFKPLGVNAFLENNLNFYNDKSFTYFNPFSDFTASMTEIMNTALGEEKIKKLEQYLISKFNGFSHPFLGSILTDMQHTEGNYTIKDLADKYKISRKTLCKHFEIHIGKTPSELRKIIRFRQTMHQQMNISTKNNLSDVTYQLDFFDQSHLIKDFKSITGFTPKNFFKKITSHEDGNINWLYI; encoded by the coding sequence ATGGATCTAAAACTTTTTGTTCCTCAAAGTAAATTGTTGAAAAATTATATCGATTATTTTTACATTCTCAAAAAGTCCCCTGATTCAGAAAACATAAGCTACTTTACTTTTCCTTATGTTAATACAATAGTATCTATTAATCAATATCCAGAATTCATATTCGAAGAAAACAGGCTAACGGTTAAAAAAAACACTAACAATCCAATTCTTGCTACATTATTATGTGGGTATACAAAGCCTATCGAAGTTAATATTCCAGACTACATCCATGAAATAACTATTAGTTTTAAACCTCTTGGAGTAAATGCTTTTTTAGAAAATAATCTGAATTTTTATAACGACAAATCGTTTACTTACTTTAACCCCTTTAGTGATTTTACAGCATCCATGACAGAAATCATGAATACTGCTCTGGGTGAAGAAAAAATAAAAAAATTAGAGCAATACCTTATCAGTAAATTCAATGGATTTAGCCACCCATTTTTAGGTTCTATCTTAACAGACATGCAGCATACAGAAGGCAATTACACAATTAAAGACCTTGCTGATAAATACAAAATAAGCCGCAAGACATTATGCAAGCATTTTGAGATACATATTGGAAAAACACCATCTGAACTTCGAAAAATTATTAGGTTCCGTCAAACGATGCATCAACAAATGAATATTAGCACAAAGAATAACCTTTCTGACGTTACTTATCAGCTTGATTTTTTTGACCAATCCCATCTTATCAAAGATTTTAAATCTATAACTGGTTTTACTCCTAAAAATTTCTTTAAAAAAATAACCTCGCATGAAGATGGAAACATCAATTGGCTGTATATATAA
- a CDS encoding phosphatase PAP2 family protein, whose amino-acid sequence MKKIILFSLLSIMSINAQNTVQDTVTVKNDTVQNLKFNYKQLIIPGVLIGYGLIGLESDYLKGFNSQIHDEVKEDIDKRITIDDFSQYAPAATVYALNGLGIEGKNNLKDRTIILGTSYVIMTATILGLKSITKIERPDGSSKNSFPSGHTATAFAGAEFLYQEYKDKSIWYGIAGYAVATGTGVFRMVNDRHWLTDVAAGAGIGIMSTKIAYWVSPYVTKKIFGEREKNVSSVITPFYNGKQIGFGFAMMF is encoded by the coding sequence ATGAAAAAAATCATCCTGTTTTCATTGTTGAGCATTATGAGTATTAATGCTCAAAATACTGTGCAAGATACAGTAACTGTAAAAAATGATACAGTACAGAATTTGAAGTTTAATTACAAACAGCTTATTATTCCGGGTGTTTTAATTGGCTATGGGCTTATAGGTCTTGAAAGTGATTATTTAAAAGGTTTCAATTCTCAAATTCATGATGAGGTAAAAGAGGATATAGATAAAAGGATAACTATTGACGATTTTTCGCAATATGCCCCTGCAGCTACTGTTTATGCTCTGAATGGATTAGGGATTGAAGGGAAGAATAATTTAAAAGACAGAACCATAATATTGGGTACGTCTTATGTAATTATGACAGCTACAATATTGGGACTTAAATCTATTACAAAGATCGAAAGACCAGATGGGAGTTCAAAAAATTCGTTTCCTTCAGGACATACTGCAACAGCTTTTGCTGGAGCTGAATTTTTGTATCAAGAGTATAAGGATAAGTCCATCTGGTATGGTATTGCAGGTTATGCTGTTGCTACAGGAACAGGAGTATTTAGAATGGTTAATGACAGACACTGGCTTACTGATGTTGCAGCAGGAGCAGGGATAGGAATAATGAGTACAAAAATCGCTTATTGGGTAAGTCCTTACGTTACTAAGAAAATCTTTGGAGAGAGAGAAAAAAATGTTTCCTCGGTAATAACTCCTTTTTATAATGGTAAACAAATCGGATTTGGATTTGCAATGATGTTTTAG
- a CDS encoding DUF2199 domain-containing protein, translating into MKLIPFLNTETNRTAYKCNCCDKIYNDLPLCFGSDYPEYYFSVPPEEREQRIELEESLCVIDNKYFFHRGRLTIPIINHHEDFAFDIWTSISPENFEIRINLWEDEDRTKQEPYFGWLQTMVPNYGETLSLKTIAIEQGIGFIPEIKCIEENHQLTIDQENGITYEKAIEMVENILRDSHKL; encoded by the coding sequence TTGAAACTGATTCCATTTTTAAATACAGAAACTAACAGAACGGCTTATAAATGCAATTGCTGTGATAAGATATATAATGATCTTCCGCTTTGCTTTGGCTCTGATTATCCTGAATATTATTTTTCTGTTCCTCCCGAAGAGAGAGAGCAAAGAATTGAATTGGAAGAAAGTTTATGCGTTATTGATAACAAATATTTTTTTCATCGTGGTCGATTGACGATTCCAATTATTAATCACCATGAAGATTTTGCATTTGATATTTGGACATCTATAAGTCCAGAGAATTTTGAAATCAGAATAAATTTGTGGGAAGATGAAGATCGTACCAAACAAGAACCGTATTTTGGTTGGTTACAAACTATGGTTCCAAATTATGGTGAAACACTAAGCCTAAAAACAATTGCAATCGAACAAGGAATTGGTTTTATTCCTGAAATAAAATGCATAGAAGAAAATCACCAACTTACTATCGATCAAGAAAACGGAATAACCTATGAAAAAGCAATAGAAATGGTTGAAAATATATTGAGAGATTCCCATAAATTATAA
- a CDS encoding TQO small subunit DoxD yields the protein MKNIHTNQPYTVAGLFTLSIRLVIGWTYFSAFWRRLVLENKLIQDEAGYIGEKFNHFLPNALGIKPIIEYLVTNPEALWWSMVSFTIIEAIVGLLIMLGFFTRLMSIGIFSLAMGILLGSGWIGTTCLDEWQIGVLGIACGFTLFLSGSGSYSLDNYFMNKNYVFTKTKWFSWLGSGPLHIPKLKPIVLVGSLLILALTLYTNQYFHGGVFGKLHNKSVKPKVEISDATIKNNSLQFQIYRTEGVDVYGSFLIGIQLKDEHGAIVLDLKGADLAKFPKTDIKNKYVTKVKPGKHSLIIPLGAKAILNIDLTNLHLQENTNHTIILTDISGTEWTSTVLK from the coding sequence ATGAAAAATATTCATACGAATCAGCCCTATACAGTGGCTGGTCTTTTTACGCTTTCTATTAGGCTAGTTATTGGTTGGACTTACTTTTCGGCTTTCTGGAGAAGGCTTGTTCTTGAAAACAAATTAATTCAGGATGAAGCTGGATATATTGGCGAAAAATTCAATCATTTCCTTCCGAATGCCTTAGGAATTAAACCTATAATCGAATATTTAGTTACCAATCCCGAAGCACTTTGGTGGTCAATGGTAAGCTTTACTATTATCGAAGCTATTGTAGGTTTACTCATTATGCTGGGCTTCTTTACTCGATTAATGAGCATCGGAATATTTAGTTTAGCCATGGGGATTTTATTAGGCTCTGGTTGGATTGGAACTACTTGCTTGGACGAATGGCAAATTGGTGTCTTAGGAATTGCTTGTGGATTTACGCTCTTCTTAAGCGGAAGCGGTTCTTATTCGTTGGACAATTACTTCATGAATAAAAATTATGTTTTCACTAAAACAAAATGGTTCTCATGGCTCGGTTCAGGGCCTTTACATATTCCTAAACTTAAACCAATTGTTTTGGTTGGTTCATTACTGATATTGGCGCTTACATTATATACCAACCAATATTTTCATGGTGGTGTATTTGGAAAACTACATAACAAATCGGTAAAACCAAAAGTAGAAATCAGTGATGCAACTATAAAAAACAATTCTTTGCAATTTCAAATATATCGCACAGAAGGTGTAGATGTTTACGGTTCTTTTTTAATCGGAATCCAACTAAAGGATGAGCATGGAGCTATCGTTTTGGATTTAAAAGGAGCTGATTTGGCTAAGTTCCCAAAGACTGATATAAAAAACAAATATGTGACTAAAGTAAAACCGGGTAAGCATAGTTTAATCATTCCACTTGGAGCAAAAGCGATTCTGAATATTGATTTAACGAATCTACACCTGCAAGAAAACACCAATCACACTATAATCTTAACCGACATTAGTGGAACGGAATGGACAAGCACTGTTCTAAAATAA
- a CDS encoding VOC family protein yields the protein MVKFGYTILYVSDVNKSISFYENAFGFTRKFVTPENDYGELSTGETTIAFASKELANSNLKDGFIESDLTNKPFATELGFITDNVDEVIAKAKEVGATILQEAKQKPWGQTVAYIRDIDGFLIEVCTPMGI from the coding sequence ATGGTAAAATTCGGTTATACAATATTATATGTTAGTGATGTAAACAAATCAATTTCATTTTATGAAAATGCATTTGGCTTTACAAGGAAATTCGTAACTCCAGAAAATGATTATGGAGAACTTAGTACAGGAGAAACTACAATTGCGTTTGCATCAAAAGAACTAGCAAATTCAAACTTAAAAGATGGCTTCATAGAAAGCGATTTAACCAACAAACCTTTCGCTACAGAATTGGGTTTTATAACTGATAATGTAGATGAAGTAATTGCAAAAGCTAAAGAAGTTGGTGCAACCATTTTACAAGAAGCAAAACAAAAACCTTGGGGACAAACTGTTGCTTATATCAGAGATATAGACGGTTTTTTAATTGAGGTTTGTACACCAATGGGAATTTAA